A single window of Chitinophaga sp. XS-30 DNA harbors:
- a CDS encoding prolyl oligopeptidase family serine peptidase produces MKQLLLSLASLLLLSPVYAQQAAPLTVEKIMRDPKWIGTSPDNLFWSTDGQTVYFNWNPEKSPADSLYAITLKKHTPVKTLPAERLHIQAKRSGNYNLARTQLVYTYQGDVFLLDLASGKETRITRTAEIESGAAFAFLDTRILFQRSRNLFTWELKTGLIEQLTDFVSGSKPADRPERSTPQEKFLKAQQLELMDVLKDKKAKSDAATAYNDDMPKPERLRSLYLEDKSLGGVDISPDGRFISYRLYRSPSGDNNTIVPAFVTESGYTQDIRSRSKVGAPQGSFESFIYDREKDTVLPVKTADLPGITDRPDYARNDTGKAKPRGAMVSAPIWSDKGTHAVVEVSSQDNKDRWIMQLDAATGKLKLIDRQRDEAWIGGPGIHSRNIGWIDEQTLWFQSEATGYSHLYTYNVSTGKKKALTSGQYEVQDVKPAQDKKHFYILTNAVHPGEKQYYRLPVSGGKAERITSMTGAHTVSLSPDEKWIAYLYSASNKPWEMYLQENKAGAKPMQITDKAQSPEFRTYPWREPQVISFTARDNAKVPARLYLPEASRKNGAAVIFVHGAGYLQNAHKFWSNYFREYMFHNLLTDLGFTVLDIDYRGSAGYGRDWRTGIYRHMGGKDLTDQVDGARFLAQQHGVDPKRIGIYGGSYGGFITLMAMFTTPDDFAAGAALRSVTDWAHYNHGYTSNILNEPYTDTLAYRRSSPIYFADGLKGHLLMCHGMVDTNVHFQDIVRLCQRLIELGKDNWELAVYPVEDHGFTTPSSWTDEYKRILGLFEDVLLK; encoded by the coding sequence ATGAAACAACTTCTGCTTTCCCTGGCAAGCCTGCTGCTGCTCTCCCCCGTCTATGCCCAGCAAGCCGCCCCCCTGACCGTTGAAAAGATCATGCGCGACCCGAAATGGATCGGCACCTCCCCGGACAATCTCTTCTGGAGCACAGACGGGCAAACGGTATATTTCAACTGGAATCCCGAAAAATCCCCCGCTGACTCCCTCTACGCCATTACGCTAAAGAAACATACACCGGTAAAGACCCTCCCGGCTGAAAGACTGCACATCCAGGCAAAGCGCTCCGGCAATTACAACCTGGCCAGAACACAGCTGGTGTACACCTACCAGGGCGATGTGTTCCTGCTGGACCTCGCATCCGGGAAAGAAACACGCATTACGCGCACCGCCGAAATAGAATCCGGCGCGGCCTTTGCCTTCCTCGATACCCGCATCCTCTTTCAGCGCAGCCGCAACCTGTTTACCTGGGAGCTGAAAACGGGACTGATAGAACAACTGACCGATTTCGTTTCCGGCAGCAAACCGGCAGACCGGCCGGAACGCAGCACCCCGCAGGAGAAATTCCTGAAAGCGCAGCAGCTGGAACTGATGGATGTGCTGAAGGACAAAAAAGCAAAATCCGATGCTGCTACCGCCTATAACGACGATATGCCGAAACCGGAGCGGCTGCGTTCCCTGTACCTCGAAGATAAAAGTCTCGGTGGCGTGGATATCAGTCCCGATGGCCGTTTCATCTCCTACCGCCTTTACCGTTCGCCTTCGGGGGATAACAATACCATCGTACCGGCATTCGTAACGGAAAGCGGTTACACGCAGGATATCCGCAGCCGGTCAAAAGTAGGCGCACCGCAGGGCAGCTTCGAATCCTTCATCTATGATCGTGAAAAAGATACGGTACTGCCGGTGAAGACAGCCGATCTGCCCGGTATCACAGACCGTCCGGATTACGCCCGCAACGATACCGGCAAAGCAAAACCGCGCGGCGCGATGGTGAGCGCTCCCATTTGGTCGGACAAAGGCACGCATGCCGTGGTGGAAGTCAGCTCACAGGATAATAAAGACCGCTGGATCATGCAGCTGGATGCCGCTACCGGCAAACTCAAACTGATAGACCGCCAGCGGGACGAAGCCTGGATCGGCGGGCCCGGTATCCATTCCCGCAATATCGGCTGGATAGATGAACAAACGTTGTGGTTCCAGAGCGAAGCCACCGGTTATTCGCATTTGTACACTTACAACGTATCCACCGGAAAGAAGAAAGCGCTCACCAGCGGGCAGTACGAGGTACAGGACGTTAAGCCCGCGCAGGACAAAAAACATTTTTATATCCTCACGAATGCCGTGCATCCGGGAGAAAAGCAATATTACCGCCTGCCCGTCAGCGGTGGAAAAGCGGAACGCATCACGAGTATGACCGGTGCGCATACCGTAAGCCTTTCCCCGGATGAAAAGTGGATCGCCTATCTCTATTCCGCCTCCAACAAACCCTGGGAAATGTACCTGCAGGAAAACAAGGCCGGCGCAAAACCCATGCAGATCACGGACAAGGCGCAATCCCCCGAATTCCGCACCTATCCCTGGCGGGAACCGCAGGTGATCTCCTTTACCGCGCGCGATAACGCCAAAGTACCCGCACGGCTTTACCTGCCCGAAGCATCCAGAAAGAACGGGGCCGCCGTGATCTTCGTGCATGGCGCAGGCTACCTGCAAAATGCCCATAAATTCTGGAGCAATTACTTCCGCGAATACATGTTCCATAACCTGCTGACAGACCTCGGCTTCACCGTGCTGGACATCGACTACCGCGGCAGCGCGGGTTATGGCCGCGACTGGCGCACCGGCATCTACCGGCACATGGGCGGCAAAGACCTGACCGACCAGGTGGATGGCGCCCGTTTCCTGGCACAGCAGCATGGCGTAGATCCCAAACGCATCGGTATATACGGCGGCAGCTACGGCGGGTTCATCACCCTGATGGCGATGTTCACCACCCCCGATGATTTCGCCGCAGGCGCGGCATTACGTTCCGTGACCGACTGGGCGCATTACAATCATGGCTATACCTCCAACATCCTGAATGAACCTTATACGGATACGCTGGCCTACCGCCGCTCATCGCCCATCTATTTTGCCGATGGCCTCAAAGGGCATCTGCTGATGTGCCATGGCATGGTAGACACCAATGTGCATTTCCAGGATATCGTGCGCCTCTGCCAGCGGCTGATAGAGCTAGGAAAAGATAACTGGGAGCTGGCGGTGTACCCTGTGGAAGATCATGGCTTTACCACGCCCAGCAGCTGGACGGATGAGTACAAGCGGATACTGGGGTTGTTTGAGGATGTGTTGTTAAAGTGA
- a CDS encoding histidine phosphatase family protein produces the protein MMVRKMITGISLVLMLAACGGAGKQAGAELSEDSTFLTGTIYLVRHAEKYPGADSTLSPAGRRRAGALYRLLKDSSISRIYCTPFKRSVQTGDSLRILQKIDTAFYRPDSTGESLLYEISRRGDWGKHILVVAHSNTMLPILKSLNAKTRLDSIADADYSNLFIIHKTKTGTDVQHIRHLLHQQEEVLTEETGKE, from the coding sequence ATGATGGTACGTAAAATGATAACCGGTATAAGCCTGGTACTGATGCTTGCCGCCTGCGGGGGCGCGGGAAAGCAGGCCGGTGCGGAGCTTTCGGAAGACAGCACTTTCCTGACAGGCACCATTTATCTCGTACGCCATGCGGAGAAATACCCCGGCGCGGATTCCACCCTCTCACCCGCCGGGCGCCGGAGGGCCGGCGCATTATACCGCTTGCTGAAAGATTCATCCATCAGCAGGATCTATTGTACGCCTTTTAAACGCAGTGTGCAAACCGGCGACTCCCTGCGCATCCTGCAAAAGATCGATACGGCCTTCTACCGGCCGGATAGCACGGGGGAATCATTGCTGTACGAGATCAGCCGGCGTGGGGACTGGGGAAAGCACATCCTGGTGGTGGCGCACAGCAATACCATGCTCCCCATTCTGAAAAGCCTGAATGCCAAAACCCGGCTGGATTCCATTGCGGATGCGGACTACAGCAACCTGTTCATCATTCATAAAACAAAAACAGGCACCGATGTGCAGCATATCCGGCATTTGCTGCACCAGCAGGAAGAAGTGTTGACCGAAGAGACCGGGAAGGAATGA
- a CDS encoding bestrophin family protein, protein MINYNPKDWFTFIFRIHRADTVKRLFPMFVALSIYSAGIAWLELEVLKLSEKDHIRNITAMHGLLGFVISLLLVFRTNTAYDRWWEGRKQWGALVNNTRNLSLKLNGILPAGHASRAWFRHMIPNFAYTLKDHLRGEFHPDKLENLTEEELSHLHSGMHVPNQVAGFILSKVNELYRQQVITGDQFITLNHQLEALTDISGACERIKNTPIPFSYSVFLKKFIFFYVMTLPMGYVFGLGYIVIPMVVFIFYVLASLELIAEEIEDPFGKDANDLPTETISANIRRHVQEIL, encoded by the coding sequence ATGATCAACTACAACCCGAAAGACTGGTTTACATTTATTTTCCGCATTCACCGGGCGGATACGGTGAAGCGGTTGTTCCCGATGTTCGTGGCCTTATCCATATACTCCGCAGGGATCGCCTGGCTGGAGCTGGAGGTGCTGAAGCTGTCGGAGAAGGACCATATCCGCAATATCACGGCCATGCACGGTCTGCTGGGCTTTGTGATCTCGCTGCTGCTGGTCTTCCGCACCAATACGGCATATGACCGCTGGTGGGAAGGGCGCAAGCAATGGGGTGCGCTGGTGAACAACACCCGCAATCTTTCCCTGAAGCTGAACGGCATACTGCCTGCGGGCCATGCCTCCCGCGCCTGGTTCCGGCATATGATCCCCAATTTTGCTTATACGCTGAAAGATCACCTGCGGGGGGAGTTTCATCCGGACAAGCTGGAGAACCTTACGGAAGAAGAGCTTTCCCATCTGCATAGCGGCATGCATGTGCCTAACCAGGTGGCGGGGTTCATCCTGTCCAAAGTGAATGAACTGTACCGGCAGCAGGTGATCACGGGCGACCAGTTCATCACCCTCAACCATCAGCTGGAAGCGCTGACGGACATATCCGGCGCCTGCGAACGCATCAAGAATACCCCCATCCCCTTTTCCTATAGCGTATTCCTGAAGAAGTTCATTTTCTTTTATGTGATGACGCTGCCAATGGGATATGTGTTCGGATTGGGGTATATTGTCATCCCCATGGTCGTTTTTATATTTTATGTGCTGGCGAGCCTGGAGCTTATTGCGGAAGAGATCGAAGATCCCTTCGGCAAGGATGCGAACGACCTGCCTACGGAAACGATCAGTGCCAATATCCGGAGGCACGTTCAGGAGATACTGTAA
- the mgtE gene encoding magnesium transporter, producing the protein MERFEQLMKAQDTGELKAFLDDQLITDIAELVYEEPDHAPLVFKYLSLSRATAVFRILEFPTQEEILKMLPPAKIAELLNELPPDDRTAFLEELPSQVVQELIKLLEPEERKVTLSLLGYPENSVGRIMTPDYIAAKAHWTVAKVLSHIRMYGRDSETIDVIYVIDKEGKLLDDFRIREFLLVSPETMVSTLMDERFVSLHVNDEQEEAIQVFRLENRVALPVLDDHGVMLGIVTIDDMLWIANEEHTEDVQKIGGTEALDEPYLDMPLFSLLKKRVGWLIILFIGEMLTASVMTYFEDEIAKAVVLALFIPLIISSGGNSGSQASTLIIQAMALGELTIKDWWRVMRREIASGVMLGSVLGLIGFIRILVWNYFFNTYGDHTVLIALTLGVSLIGVVLWGTLSGSMLPLLLKRAGADPASSSAPFVATLVDVTGLLIYFSVAYMFLKGILL; encoded by the coding sequence ATGGAACGGTTTGAGCAGCTGATGAAAGCGCAGGACACCGGGGAGCTGAAAGCTTTCCTGGATGACCAGCTGATCACGGATATTGCGGAACTTGTGTATGAAGAGCCGGACCATGCGCCGCTGGTCTTCAAATACCTCAGCCTCAGTCGCGCCACAGCGGTTTTCAGGATACTTGAATTTCCCACGCAAGAGGAGATCCTTAAAATGCTCCCTCCAGCCAAGATCGCCGAACTGCTCAACGAATTGCCGCCGGATGACCGTACCGCCTTCCTCGAAGAGCTGCCCAGCCAGGTGGTGCAGGAACTCATCAAACTGCTGGAGCCGGAAGAAAGGAAGGTCACGCTCTCCCTGCTCGGGTATCCGGAAAACAGCGTGGGCCGTATCATGACGCCGGATTATATCGCGGCGAAAGCGCACTGGACGGTGGCCAAAGTACTCAGCCACATCCGTATGTATGGGCGGGACAGTGAAACGATCGATGTTATTTACGTTATTGATAAAGAAGGCAAACTGCTGGACGACTTCCGTATCCGGGAGTTCCTGCTCGTATCGCCGGAAACGATGGTCAGCACCCTGATGGACGAACGTTTTGTATCCCTGCATGTGAACGATGAGCAGGAAGAGGCCATACAGGTATTCCGCCTGGAGAACCGCGTAGCCCTCCCCGTGCTGGACGACCATGGCGTGATGCTTGGCATCGTTACGATAGACGACATGCTCTGGATCGCTAATGAAGAACATACGGAAGACGTACAGAAGATCGGTGGTACCGAAGCGCTGGACGAACCTTACCTGGATATGCCCCTGTTCAGCCTGCTCAAAAAAAGGGTAGGCTGGCTCATCATCCTGTTCATCGGGGAGATGCTCACCGCATCGGTGATGACCTATTTTGAGGATGAGATCGCCAAAGCGGTAGTGCTGGCGCTCTTCATCCCGCTGATCATTTCCAGCGGCGGCAACAGCGGCTCACAGGCCTCTACCCTCATCATCCAGGCGATGGCCCTGGGCGAATTGACGATCAAAGACTGGTGGAGGGTGATGCGCCGCGAGATCGCTTCCGGTGTGATGCTGGGCAGCGTGCTTGGCCTCATCGGCTTCATCAGGATACTGGTCTGGAATTATTTCTTCAATACGTATGGCGATCATACGGTACTGATAGCGCTGACCCTCGGTGTTTCGCTGATCGGTGTGGTATTGTGGGGAACATTGTCCGGCTCCATGCTGCCACTGCTGCTGAAACGCGCCGGCGCCGACCCCGCCAGTTCCTCCGCGCCCTTTGTAGCTACGCTGGTGGATGTAACCGGACTGCTGATCTACTTCTCGGTAGCGTATATGTTCCTGAAAGGAATTTTGTTGTAG